One genomic segment of Vicia villosa cultivar HV-30 ecotype Madison, WI unplaced genomic scaffold, Vvil1.0 ctg.005010F_1_1, whole genome shotgun sequence includes these proteins:
- the LOC131642431 gene encoding putative F-box/LRR-repeat protein 23, with translation MASTGLSPVMAIENLNITLKPNWLELPRDITKNILQRLGTLEIVTSASVVCPLWWNICKDPLMWSTIDMFTGITIDEITDLFQPDSYFENFSRLEKICRYAVDRSYGHLKDIYINKFGTDDLLCHIAQSASHLRSMRLEKCYDISTAAFYQVVKNHPFLEELDIFHSFYEETEFFEHIGQSCPVLKSLKFSPYIETLDSKSDDVAFTIAKTMPKLRHLAILNNGLTNNGLLAILDGCPLLESLDVRGCLYLDLDGSLNQRCSEQIKELRFPSDSIDNKFKFGDYAIHVQLRMCSDLDVSDFSLVDQIQEII, from the exons ATGGCTTCTACTGGTTTGAGTCCTGTAATGGCAATTGAGAATCTTAACATCACACTAAAGCCAAACTGGCTTGAACTTCCTAGAGACATAACCAAGAACATACTGCAGAGACTTGGTACACTTGAAATAGTTACAAGTGCATCTGTTGTGTGCCCTCTCTGGTGGAACATATGCAAAGACCCTCTCATGTGGTCCACCATTGACATGTTTACCGGTATCACCATTGACGAGATCACTGATCTCTTTCAGCCAGATTCTTACTTTGAAAATTTCAGCAGATTAGAAAAGATTTGTCGCTATGCTGTTGATCGAAGTTACGGTCATCTCAAAGacatttatattaataaattcgGAACCGATGATCTCCTCTGTCACATTGCTCAAAG TGCAAGTCACCTGAGATCCATGAGGCTAGAAAAATGCTATGACATTTCAACTGCAGCATTCTATCAAGTTGTGAAGAATCATCCATTCTTAGAAGAGCTTGATATTTTCCACAGTTTTTACGAAGAAACAGAATTTTTTGAACATATAGGCCAAAGTTGTCCGGTTTTGAAATCGCTGAAATTTAGCCCTTATATTGAGACACTAGACAGTAAGTCCGACGATGTTGCATTTACTATCGCAAAAACAATGCCTAAGCTGCGCCAtcttgcaattttgaacaatgggCTAACTAACAATGGATTGCTAGCTATTTTAGATGGATGTCCTCTTCTTGAGTCTCTTGATGTTCGAGGATGCCTTTATCTCGATTTGGACGGAAGTTTGAATCAAAGATGCAGTGAACAGATCAAAGAATTAAGATTTCCATCTGATTCTATAGATAATAAATTTAAGTTTGGTGATTATGCTATCCATGTGCAGTTGAGAATGTGTTCTGATTTAGATGTTTCTGATTTTTCTTTGGTAGATCAGATTCAGGAAATAATTTGA
- the LOC131642430 gene encoding putative F-box/LRR-repeat protein 23, whose amino-acid sequence MASTGLSPVMAIENLNITPKPNWLELPRDITKNILQRLGTLEIVTSASVVCPLWWNICKDPLMWSTIDMFTGITIDEITDLFQPDSYFENFSRLEKICRYAVDRSYGHLKDIYINKFGTDDLLRHIAQSASHLRSMRLEKCYDISTAAFYQVVKNQPFLEELDIFHSFYEETEFFEHIGQSCPVLKSLKFSPYIETLDSKSDDVAFTIAKTMPKLRHLAILNNGLTNNGLLAILDGCPLLESLDVRGCLYLDLDGSLNQRCSEQIKELRFPSDSIDNKFKFGDYAIHVQLRMCSDLDVSDFSLVDQIQEII is encoded by the exons ATGGCTTCTACTGGTTTGAGTCCTGTAATGGCAATTGAGAATCTTAACATCACACCAAAGCCAAACTGGCTTGAACTTCCTAGAGACATAACCAAGAACATACTGCAGAGACTTGGTACACTTGAAATAGTTACAAGTGCATCTGTTGTGTGCCCTCTCTGGTGGAACATATGCAAAGACCCTCTCATGTGGTCCACCATTGACATGTTTACCGGTATCACCATTGACGAGATCACTGATCTCTTTCAGCCAGATTCTTACTTTGAAAATTTCAGCAGATTAGAAAAGATTTGTCGCTATGCTGTTGATCGAAGTTACGGTCATCTCAAAGacatttatattaataaattcgGAACCGATGATCTCCTCCGTCACATTGCTCAAAG TGCAAGTCACCTGAGATCCATGAGGCTAGAAAAATGCTATGACATTTCAACTGCAGCATTCTATCAAGTTGTGAAGAATCAGCCATTCTTAGAAGAGCTTGATATTTTCCACAGTTTTTACGAAGAAACAGAATTTTTTGAACATATAGGCCAAAGTTGTCCGGTTTTGAAATCGCTGAAATTTAGCCCTTATATTGAGACACTAGACAGTAAGTCCGACGATGTTGCATTTACTATCGCAAAAACAATGCCTAAGCTGCGCCAtcttgcaattttgaacaatgggCTAACTAACAATGGATTGCTAGCTATTTTAGATGGATGTCCTCTTCTTGAGTCTCTTGATGTTCGAGGATGCCTTTATCTCGATTTGGACGGAAGTTTGAATCAAAGATGCAGTGAACAGATCAAAGAATTAAGATTTCCATCTGATTCTATAGATAATAAATTTAAGTTTGGTGATTATGCTATCCATGTGCAGTTGAGAATGTGTTCTGATTTAGATGTTTCTGATTTTTCTTTGGTAGATCAGATTCAGGAAATAATTTGA